A window of Pseudophryne corroboree isolate aPseCor3 chromosome 12, aPseCor3.hap2, whole genome shotgun sequence contains these coding sequences:
- the RIN3 gene encoding ras and Rab interactor 3 isoform X2, whose protein sequence is MDGTLRESGPTDVGVTETPLRSDPVLNGQLSSPGISVLDRLIKTCPVWLQLCMAPKQAVEILRREPSGVFLVTRDVEMKCMILWVNFAEQQEAAGILRYNIREEKTMMYLEGSMLVFKDIFKLVAFCCVSRDILPSPLRMPHVISSAQSLKDLEAISNLGTGFWDSSIRLKGSSISQAGNLSSPSSLTTCKQLRSREASDCACEVEVSVGNDRLWFVDPIFIEECSNLQSSSKLPLANCDAKPDLQLPKITHRRPPPPPPSLHKPPLPSVPPSAPPPNYKPSNSHSPPVGSPTPSALVISPVSKTSSLCPAPGSPPTNSSTLFPPANHPSSDPLSLCPSSKSEFEPLTLHSSDNSSPTISPISLNSPPNSPSTGPLAVCSPASTSPTQTSPSPDYFTTPESSAPLQQRQTDLPFPPSASEIGKKEKDFAEASTVISDEVDLVGQSLTNMRINSAEDKKDSVVNDSRPHGCENQTPPRIPPAVPRRRQSGKLPETTTNILAMQMDLQGTPNQTSPDLKISRTKPEPKLLKQAETCVSDRTKVENKVTSSELNSAKAEHGRKPPPVPPPRKNKLSSRSSSLRSSPVKQDPKSNSKTPNLDNQIHSSGIKNADSKVSRDKRLLSHKQKGSDSSLNSPSSDLNALPLNAEPDSYSTSSAEEDPEKAVNSSLKKSHSFMLDRAKNRLSIVAITNVFSAFMSADRKLQKRINELAHDKDSYFGNLVQDYKAYSLEMMAKQSSSTEMLQEIRLMMTQLKSYLVQSTELKSMVDYTVYTDDKIDTIVEAALCKCVLKPLKAPIESYLREIHNKNGSLRLLTENQMVIQDTTTTDLGVTTSVPDSSVMEKITQKFVTMHKTYSPEKKITYLLKSCKLIYDSMATGNPGKPHGADDFLPVLMYVLARCDLVALLLDVEYMMELMDPALQLGEGSYYLTTTYGALEHIKNYDKITVTRQLSMEVQDSIHRWERRRTLNKARVSRSSIQDFITISFEELDSNTRTLATKSDMSVAQVLQQCAEKFEVSEPEKYGLFVLVNERCLRLAEDAFPQQVKSSLLKNEQKLDFHFLYKTTSLQDTTMKELDFL, encoded by the exons TGATGTACTTGGAAGGTTCCATGCTGGTGTTCAAAGATATCTTTAAGCTGGTGGCGTTCTGCTGCGTCAGTCG AGATATTTTACCTTCCCCCTTGAGGATGCCGCATGTAATATCCAGCGCCCAAAGTCTGAAAGATCTGGAAGCTATTTCTAACCTCGGCACAG GATTCTGGGACTCCTCCATAAGACTCAAAGGGTCGTCCATTTCTCAGGCTGGGAATTTGTCATCGCCCAGCAGTCTCACCACCTGCAAACAACTCCGTTCTAGAGAAGCGTCTGACTGTGCATGTGAAGTTGAGGTTTCTGTTGGAAATGACAGGCTGTGGTTTGTTGATCCTATTTTTATTGAAGAATGTAGTAACTTGCAAAGTTCTAGTAAACTTCCTCTTGCAAACTGTGATGCAAAGCCTGACCTCCAGCTGCCTAAAATTACCCATAGGAGGCCTCCTCCACCGCCTCCTTCCTTACATAAGCCACCACTCCCCTCAGTTcctccttctgctcctcctccaaaTTATAAACCTTCAAACTCTCACTCACCTCCCGTAGGATCTCCCACACCCTCAGCTCTTGTAATTTCACCAGTATCAAAGACCAGCTCTCTCTGCCCTGCTCCTGGCTCTCCACCAACTAACTCTTCTACTCTGTTTCCTCCTGCTAACCATCCTTCTTCTgatcctctctctctgtgtccctcatcTAAGTCTGAATTTGAACCTCTTACTCTCCATTCTTCTGATAATTCTTCCCCAACAATTAGTCCTATCTCTCTCAACTCTCCACCTAACTCTCCATCAACTGGACCCCTTGCTGTATGTTCACCTGCGAGTACTTCACCAACTCAAACAAGTCCAAGTCCTGATTATTTTACTACACCTGAGTCTTCTGCTCCTCTTCAACAAAGACAGACAGACTTACCCTTTCCTCCTTCCGCTTCTGAAATTGGAAAAAAGGAGAAGGATTTTGCTGAGGCATCTACAGTTATCTCCGATGAGGTGGACCTTGTTGGCCAGTCTCTGACAAATATGAGAATCAACAGTGCAGAAGATAAAAAGGACAGTGTAGTTAATGACTCGCGTCCACATGGATGTGAAAATCAAACTCCGCCTCGAATTCCACCTGCTGTGCCAAGAAGGCGACAATCTGGAAAACTTCCAGAGACCACAACAAATATTTTGGCCATGCAGATGGACCTACAGGGAACACCAAATCAAACCTCTCCTGACCTAAAAATCAGTCGGACAAAGCCTGAACCGAAGTTACTAAAACAAGCAGAGACTTGTGTAAGCGACAGAACCAAGGTGGAAAATAAGGTTACCTCGTCGGAGCTAAATAGTGCAAAAGCTGAACATGGCCGTAAACCACCACCTGTTCCACCTCCAAGAAAGAATAAACTTTCTTCTAGGTCTTCATCTCTACGTTCTAGCCCAGTGAAACAGGATCCAAAAAGCAACTCAAAGACTCCGAATCTGGATAACCAAATACATTCCAGCGGTATAAAAAATGCAGATTCCAAAGTGTCTCGTGACAAAAGATTGTTGTCCCACAAACAGAAGGGCTCGGATTCATCTTTAAATTCCCCATCGAGCGACCTGAATGCTCTGCCGTTAAACGCAGAGCCAGATTCCTACTCTACCAGCAGTGCTGAAGAAGACCCAGAGAAAGCGGTCAATTCTTCGCTCAAAAAGTCACATTCATTTATGCTGGACAGGGCTAAAAACAGACTGTCCATTGTAGCCATCACCAACGTCTTCTCGGCGTTCATGTCTGCCGACAGGAAGCTGCAGAAGAGAATCAATGAGCTGGCTCATGACAAAGACTCCTACTTCGGGAACTTAGTCCAAGACTACAAAGCCTACAGTCTGGAAATGATGGCTAAACAGAGCTCCAGCACGGAGATGTTGCAGGAGATCCGGCTGATGATGACCCAGCTGAAGAGTTACCTAGTACAGAGCACGGAGCTGAAGTCCATGGTGGATTACACGGTCTACACTGATGACAAGATAG ACACCATTGTGGAAGCAGCTCTCTGTAAGTGTGTACTGAAGCCCCTGAAAGCCCCTATTGAGAGCTACCTGCGTGAGATACACAACAAGAACGGATCGCTGCGTCTGCTGACTGAGAACCAGATGGTCATCCAGGACACCACCACGACTGACCTGGGCGTCACCACCAGTGTGCCAGACAGCAGCGTGATGGAGAAAATTACGCAGAAGTTTGTCACCATGCACAAGACCTATTCCCCAGAGAAGAAGATAACCTATCTCCTTAAGTCCTGCAAGCTCATCTATGACTCCATGGCAACGGGAAACCCAG gGAAGCCCCATGGGGCAGATGACTTCCTGCCAGTTCTGATGTATGTGCTGGCCCGCTGTGACCTGGTGGCCCTACTCCTGGACGTTGAGTACATGATGGAGCTGATGGACCCAGCCCTGCAGCTGGGAGAAG GCTCGTATTACCTAACCACGACGTACGGCGCGTTGGAGCACATAAAGAATTACGATAAGATCACAGTCACGCGGCAGCTCAGTATGGAGGTTCAGGACTCGATCCACCGCTGGGAAAGGAGGCGGACGCTCAATAAGGCCAGGGTCTCTCGCTCCTCTATACAG GATTTCATCACCATCTCTTTTGAGGAACTGGACTCCAATACGAGGACCTTGGCCACAAAATCAGACATGAGCGTGGCTCAGGTTCTCCAGCAGTGTGCAGAGAAGTTTGAGGTGTCTGAACCAGAGAAGTATGGACTCTTCGTGCTGGTGAACGAGCGGTGCCTGCGGCTGGCCGAAGACGCGTTCCCCCAGCAGGTGAAGTCCTCCTTGCTGAAGAACGAACAGAAGCTGGACTTCCACTTCCTGTACAAGACCACCAGTTTACAGGACACAACCATGAAGGAACTGGACTTTCTCTAG